ACAGGCATCAAACGCCTATATTTCCAACTTAAAAATATGTTCCAGTGGCGCATTATGACTTCAATGCCACCTTGAGCCCATCTTACTCTTTGATTCCATAAACCAACAAGTGTTTCAGGCACCAACATCCAGCAAAGAGCTTTGGGCTCATATCTAATATCCCAAAAACGTTTTTGAAGTTTCCACGTTACTCCTATATCTTCTGTAATTAAGTCTCTGTCCCATAATCCACAATCTATTAAGGCCCTTTTTCTATACACTACAACAACGCCTGAAACAGTCATTACTTTTCCAAGTAATCTTTGTGTTCTTTTAATCAGGCTGATAATACTTGAGGATTCACATAGCTGTATTTTAGCTAATAAAGAACTACGGTTGCGGACTCTAGGATTTCCGGTTACAGCACCAACTCTTTCACCATAGTTTGGAGTAATGAAATGAGGTATCATATAATTTAAAGCTTCACAATCAAGATACGCATCTGCATCTATTCCAGCCAAAAACTCTCCTTTTGATGCAATTAAGCCTAGGTATAGCGCATTTGCCTTACCTGCATTAGTTTTAAGCTGAATAACTCTTAATTTTTCATATTCTGCCGATAGGGTGTTTAATATTTTTTCAGTTTTATCTTTACTACCATCATTAATAGCTATGATTTCATAGTTAGGATAGTTTAGATTATTAAGACGTTTAATTGTATCTTCTATAGTATTTTCTTCATTATGACATGGTATTAAAATTGATACCATGGGACTCTCAGTTAAGGGTAATGTGGGCTTTTTCTCTCTTCTGTAATAAAATAGAACACCACCAATTATCCAAATTGTACTCATTATAAGTGGATACCAAAATACAAATGATGATGCATATGTTATTAATTTATTCATAAAAACTCCTTGAAAACTAATATAGAATTCCTTGATATTCTTGTATAATGCATCTTGACAAATTATTTAAGAAAGAAATTAACTTAAACTAGATTATAATTATTATGTGGAGTATAAAGTAAAATATTCAAAGCATAATTTTGAAATTAAAATTGATAGATGGTATAGATACACAATGCAAGAATTAGACTTATGTGGTGACTTAGCGAAATTACATACATTTTTATTCCACAGGACTTATGAACTTTTCGCTGGAAGGTTCTAAATGGCAGCTTGTCGTCATTTCAGCGTGTTCCAGATGTAAAATCTGGACAAGCCATAAATGAAACAAGCCCCCATTAAGAACCTTCAACAGCTCAATTTCATATGCCTATTCCAAAAAATGTATATAATTCCTGGTTTAGTGATTTGATTAAGGCTTAACAAATTCATATTAATTTTCTATTTATAAGTTAAACTCTTAAATTATACATTTTCGAAATCTTTAAAGAGATTTCATACGTAAGTCATAACTCATAACTGATCCCAAGCCTGCTTCCAGAAAAATGTATCTGATTTCTAGTGTAGTGTTACGATTATAATTTCTCGATAATGCATACATATTCTATTTATAAGTTTGAGTATTAATTTGGATATCTATATAGTTGGCTATTAATAATAGTAAATAAATTATGAACTTTAAAAAGTTATTGCCAAGTAATTGTTGGAACATGCTATAATTGACTTATAATGGTAAGGAGTTTATTGTCATTATAAATTAAAAAATGTAATTAAATTGAAGGTGAAATAATGAATTTTTATGAAGAAAAATATATTTTAGGTAGTTGGAAATTTAATGATGGTAAAGGTGCTCTTAGTATTGAAAAGATAGGTGAGACATACAAGTGTGCTTGGAAGATAGACAAAGAAAATACTTGTTATGAGTATTTTGGAATTGGAATATTTGTTGATAATAAGTTACTTGTGTCAAGATATCAGAAGCAAGTTCCAATGGCTGGAATTGGCGTGTATAAGCAAATAGGTGATTTAAGGTCGAATTCAGCACTTTGGGCTTCAACACAAAATTTTGATATATTAGGTTCAGGAATTGCATTAAGGAAAGAAACAAGTGAAAGTTTTGAAGGCAATTATAGGGTTAGGTATTTTATAAAAGAATACGAATCTCCTATTTTTGATTTAAATATTATAAAAAAGGAACAAAGTGATAATTTATATGACCTTAATTGGGCTGTTAACAATGAAGTTAAATTACATGGAATTGGTACAATTGATAATGGACAAATGTATCTTGCTTATGGAGGAGTAGATTTTGAGTATGAAGTGGTTGTTTTAAGTAATGATAGTGCAAGGACATTGAATGGTAAATGTGCTTCGGTAAGCGGTTGTAATATTAATGAAGAAATTTATATTAGATAGTTGTAAAATATGGATTAAATGAAATTTAAATATATTTTAATCCAGCCTATTTATGGGGATTTTTTATTCAAGAAGAGAAAAATTATCAGATTCTCAATTACTTTAATTAAGTTATTTGCATTTTAAAATTGGATAATGTTGCGCTTGTAATATGTGTTATAATTTATGCATACTGGTAAATTAAGAAAGGGGAACTACATTATGAAAGCACAAATTAATCTTATTACGATTTGGACAAACGATATAGAGAAAATGAAAAATTTCTACAATCAAGTTCTTGGATTTAAAATTGAAAATGACCTTGGCAATTATGTTGAATTTGAAAATGCTGGAGTAAGATTTGCCATTTGTATGAGAGAAGTAATGCACGGATATAGTAACGAATATAGGAAAGAAGCATTTGGACAGGGATTTGAACTTGCTTTCCCATGTGAAAATCCTAAAGAGGTTGATGAATCCTTTAAAAAGTTAATCTCAAAAGGGGCAATATCTATTCATGAACCACAAGATATGCCTTGGAGTCAAAGAACAGCACTATTTGCCGACCCGGACGGAAATATTCATGAAATTTTTGCAGAAATTAAATAGCGTATAATCTTTAATTTGCTTTTAAATTACAACTATGAGCTAACAAAAAATACAGCTATATAAAAAACAAATCATCTTTTATCAATTATTTTTCTAGAAATGTCTACGTGGCAGAGTGCAGTTTAGAAATGTAGGCGTATTGTAATATTGCTTAGCACTAGGAAGAGAATATGTGATAAAAACATTGAGGACTTAAATAATAAAGTCCTTTTTTGTTATCTGTTTAAAGTAAAATAGTATAAATATGGATAATAATACATGTGAAAATTTACTAAAATTCTTAGATATAAAGGAATTTGTATTACGATTATTGTTGGATTTAATTGGTATTAGAATTAAAATAAATATAAGGAATGCGCATTCATTTATTATTGAAAAATAAGGGAGAGAATGATAAATGAAAAATTACTTTAAAAAGTTTAGTATAATTTTTATGATGGCTTTAGCTATTATCTGGATGAGTATTCTTCAGAATGGAAGCGTTGCTAATGCAGCTACAGACTATACAAGAGGAGTACAATATCTTAATCCTCTGGAAGGTTTTAACAGATTCGATGATAGCGATGGCAGAATCACATATTCTAGCAACTTTAAAGAAATTACCCAAGTAGAGCCAAGTACAAGTAATACTTCGGGTTTATACAACAAAAATAGAATGGATTTAGCTAATGGTGCAGGTAATGGTACCATTAAATTTTCTTTTTATGGAACTGATATAGCACTAATAGATTATATCGCTAATAATAGAACTCAAAATTGTACTATAAGCTTCGACGGTGGAAATACTAATGAAATATTTACATCGTATAGTAGTTCTTATAGTCCAACAAGTGCTATTCCACAAAGTGCTTTTTATGTAAAAAAGGGACTTGAGAATAAAAGACATGATGTAATAATTAACATTCCTGCATCTAGTACAACTTGGTTCTGTATCGATGCTATAGATATAAATGGTTATTTATTATACAATAATGAATCAATAACTTTAGATAAATCAGCAATTAATTTAACAATTTGTGATTCAGATAAAGTAACAGCAACAACAACTCCATCAGCAGTAGGAGTGACATGGAAATCAAGTGATCCATCAATAGCAACAATAGAAGTAGATCCTGCTAACGGAAAAATTGTAAAAATAAATGCACTTAAAGAAGGAACTTGTACAATAACAGCAACTACAGCAGATGGAAGCAATTTGAGTGCTCCATGTACTATAAATATAACTAAAAAAAGTGAACCAATACCAACACCAGACCCCAACCAACAGACACAGAGTATATAACTAATATTGCTCATGCCAAAGGTACCAATACTAATAACCCTGGTGGAGAGGTTACGATTATATTTCATGGATCAGCTGATACTACCTTGAGTGTAGTAAAGACAGCAGATGTAAAAGAGGTATGGATAGGAGATAATTTTACATATACTCTTGTAATAACTAATACTGGAACAAAGACAGCTAAAGCAGTAGTTGTAAATGATCCAGCACCTAATCATATTGATTTTAATGTTAGTGGAGTAACAACGACTCAAGGAAGTGTTGATTCAAGCTCAACCTCGAAAAATATTATAGTTAATGTTGGTGATATTCCACCTGCAGGAACAGTAACAATTAAGGTACCTGCAACTGTAATTCTTTAATTAAAAAAGTAATTCAATATTATAATACAAAAAAAGATTATAAGTACAGATATTTCTCGGTATCTAAAGATTATTGGGGATATAATATCATTCAGTAAAGATGATTTACAAAACAATGAAGTTATTAATATAAAGAAAACTGAAGAAACCGAAAAATTATTTTATGTACTAAATTCAAATAAATTAATTAAATCATATAGACAACGTGAAGAGTTTTATATTTTATTAATGGATTAAATGATGATTATTCAATTATATAAAAGTATTTTAAATAAAACTGTACGAGCTTAATCGAAGTTCACTATCTTAAATTAAGTTCGTGCAACTTTATTTATAGTTGTGAAGTTTTAATTAAAGAATAAATACTAGGTAAGTTTATGATTACAAAGAACATATGCTGTTTTATAATTGGCTAAGAATTGGGATTAAAGTGTAATATGGTTTAAAAGATATGAATGTGTCTATTAAATAAAATAAATAGTTTAGTTATGAAGCTAAAAGAAGGATAATTTTTTCTTTTGTCAAATATTAAAATTATTACATTCAATAAATTACAATATATGTATTTACAGAAGGTTTTTTGTTGTCTGATAAACGTTCGTTTTTGAGACAGTAATCATAAATTTACTCATATTATCATTTAATTTATACATATCTTCTAACATTGGTCTGTTTAGAACATATACTTTTACAACCTTATTAATAAGCTCTGCAAATTCTTTTCTACCTTGTATATAGTTTCTACCGAATCGTTCAATAGCTGAAACTATGATATTGTCTCCATTAACAGCTACTTGTTTCAAGAGTTGATATTGAGGCCTTTCAAAGTGCTTGCCGGTTTCCTTTTCCTCCATGATTATTATATCTTTATTATTTATTCTATTTCTTTTGCAGAAATCTTGAAGCTCAGAGCTATACATTTGTCTATCTGTCTTTTGCTTTCCCGTAGTTGATACTCTAACATAATAAAACCATCTATTCATAAAATACATCATTAAAATTTAATTACTTGATGAATATAGTATATAAAACATCTACGCAAAGTTAAATTCATTTTACGTAGATGTTTGTAAATAGTTTGTTATACTTTACACATGCAATTTTACAGGGTTTTTAACCGTAGAGATATATAGTTGGAATGAACTTTCAGTGGCAAATAATGTCTTGTTGGCGGATTCTACACGAATATTGGACATCCACTAGCTGAATAGTTTGATTTTCTATATGATGCTAGTTATTACAGTATAAACCATATATTGATTATATTTGGAAAAATGATATAATTTAATTTATTAAATCAGTACAATTTGAATTTAGTATATAAATCATGAAAGAGATGAGGGGAAAAATGACGAATATTATCGATAACATTAGTGAAAATATTTCAAAAAATAATTCATCTAGTAATAAAACTGAAAAAAGTGTGAATTTTAACATGTTGGTTTTAATGTTAGGGTTTGCAGGATTTGTTTCAGCCGCTGATAATTGGTTTGTTTCACCGGCCATTTCAGCAATTGCAACAGAATTTAGTATATCAATTTCTATGGCTGGTGTAGTATTAACATCATATATGATACCGTATGGATTTTTGCAACCATTTTATGGATTTTTTGGCGACTATTGGAGCAAGTATAGTGTGTTAAAGTATATTGTATGTGGTTTAGCTATTGGAACTTTAGGAAGTGCTTTTGCTAGTTCACTATTAGTATTATGTATTTTTCGTATAATCACAGGATTTTTTGCGGCTGGTATTGTTGCTGTATCATTGGCGTTAATAGGAGATACTGTTCCAGTATTAGATAGACAAATTTATGTTGGAAAATTTATGGGAATTGTTTTTTTAGGACAAGGTTTAAGTGCAGGCTTGGGTGGATTAATCACTAAATTCATTAGCTGGCGCGGAGCATTTGTCTTTTTTGCTATAGCAGCTACAATTTCAGCTATAATTTTATTGACAAAATCACCTAAGGATAAAAAAATTGTATCCAATGGAAAAGGGAATTTTTTTTATAAAGCTAAACGAACTATATGTTCTGCTAAAGGAAGAATTATTTTTCCCTTATCTCTAATAACAGGATTCTTATTACTGGGCGTATATTCGTATCTAGGAGCATTTCTAAATAAGATTATAGGATTGGATTATTTACAATGCGGTATAGTAATAATGTTTTATGGATTTTCTTGCTTAATAGGTGGAACAAAAGTTGGAAATTTAAGCAAAAAAATTGGAAAGAAAAACGTAATACTTTTAGGAGAATTTTTTGCTTTAATTGCAATTTTATTTTTGTATTTTCTTCATTATTGGCAATTTGCTATATTAGCTACAATTTTATTAGGATTAGGTTATATATCTATTCAATCTACTTTGGCCACACTGGCATTTGATATTACAGATGATAGTAAAGGACTTTCATCAGGCCTAATAGGTTTAGGACTTTTTGGAGGTGGTGGTTTAGGTAGTTTGTTTAGTGGGTGGTTACTTTTTATAGGAGGATATCAAGTTATTTGGCTCGTTTTTTTTAGTGTAATATTGTTATTTATTTGTATTACGCTAAAAATTAAATTATATTAAATAAAATT
The window above is part of the Clostridium saccharoperbutylacetonicum N1-4(HMT) genome. Proteins encoded here:
- a CDS encoding MFS transporter: MTNIIDNISENISKNNSSSNKTEKSVNFNMLVLMLGFAGFVSAADNWFVSPAISAIATEFSISISMAGVVLTSYMIPYGFLQPFYGFFGDYWSKYSVLKYIVCGLAIGTLGSAFASSLLVLCIFRIITGFFAAGIVAVSLALIGDTVPVLDRQIYVGKFMGIVFLGQGLSAGLGGLITKFISWRGAFVFFAIAATISAIILLTKSPKDKKIVSNGKGNFFYKAKRTICSAKGRIIFPLSLITGFLLLGVYSYLGAFLNKIIGLDYLQCGIVIMFYGFSCLIGGTKVGNLSKKIGKKNVILLGEFFALIAILFLYFLHYWQFAILATILLGLGYISIQSTLATLAFDITDDSKGLSSGLIGLGLFGGGGLGSLFSGWLLFIGGYQVIWLVFFSVILLFICITLKIKLY
- a CDS encoding DUF11 domain-containing protein, which encodes MSVVKTADVKEVWIGDNFTYTLVITNTGTKTAKAVVVNDPAPNHIDFNVSGVTTTQGSVDSSSTSKNIIVNVGDIPPAGTVTIKVPATVIL
- a CDS encoding VOC family protein; protein product: MKAQINLITIWTNDIEKMKNFYNQVLGFKIENDLGNYVEFENAGVRFAICMREVMHGYSNEYRKEAFGQGFELAFPCENPKEVDESFKKLISKGAISIHEPQDMPWSQRTALFADPDGNIHEIFAEIK
- a CDS encoding recombinase family protein, producing the protein MNRWFYYVRVSTTGKQKTDRQMYSSELQDFCKRNRINNKDIIIMEEKETGKHFERPQYQLLKQVAVNGDNIIVSAIERFGRNYIQGRKEFAELINKVVKVYVLNRPMLEDMYKLNDNMSKFMITVSKTNVYQTTKNLL
- a CDS encoding Ig-like domain-containing protein; this encodes MKNYFKKFSIIFMMALAIIWMSILQNGSVANAATDYTRGVQYLNPLEGFNRFDDSDGRITYSSNFKEITQVEPSTSNTSGLYNKNRMDLANGAGNGTIKFSFYGTDIALIDYIANNRTQNCTISFDGGNTNEIFTSYSSSYSPTSAIPQSAFYVKKGLENKRHDVIINIPASSTTWFCIDAIDINGYLLYNNESITLDKSAINLTICDSDKVTATTTPSAVGVTWKSSDPSIATIEVDPANGKIVKINALKEGTCTITATTADGSNLSAPCTINITKKSEPIPTPDPNQQTQSI
- the pgaC gene encoding poly-beta-1,6-N-acetyl-D-glucosamine synthase; the encoded protein is MNKLITYASSFVFWYPLIMSTIWIIGGVLFYYRREKKPTLPLTESPMVSILIPCHNEENTIEDTIKRLNNLNYPNYEIIAINDGSKDKTEKILNTLSAEYEKLRVIQLKTNAGKANALYLGLIASKGEFLAGIDADAYLDCEALNYMIPHFITPNYGERVGAVTGNPRVRNRSSLLAKIQLCESSSIISLIKRTQRLLGKVMTVSGVVVVYRKRALIDCGLWDRDLITEDIGVTWKLQKRFWDIRYEPKALCWMLVPETLVGLWNQRVRWAQGGIEVIMRHWNIFLSWKYRRLMPVYIEQILSIFWSITWFILFIILTVQLAIGTQTFSIIFWQGQYLSFICLIQFIVAMSLDKRYDDELLKYYLWAIWYPTFFWYFSAVVILRAIPKALFGNKKKFATWNSPDRGI